From Pseudomonadota bacterium, a single genomic window includes:
- the ahcY gene encoding adenosylhomocysteinase translates to MQQKVANLSLADAGRSKIEWAEARMPVMMALRRQYGESKPLSGMRIAGCLHVTKETAVLVRTLGAAGAEVSWSGCNPLSTQDEVAAALAAEGTSIYAWHGMSTEEFYWCIDKTLEFKPTLTLDDGADLIFRVHHKYPELAKGIVGGTEETTTGVHRLRAMAADGALRYPVYAVNDAETKWDFDNVYGTGQSSLDGILRATSVLIAGKNFVVAGFGHCGRGCAMRARGMGANVIVTEIKPTAALKAVLEGYRVLPMDEAAKLGDIFITATGMKDVIVSRHFASMRDGAIVCNTGHYDCEINLKDLSQLAGSRVRELRPNCDEHLLADGRRIYVLAKGRLVNLAAAEGHPSEVMDMSFANQFLALKALAESKGSLEAKVYDLPAAQDQQLASIKLDTMGLAIDALTPAQVKYLDAYAEGT, encoded by the coding sequence ATGCAGCAGAAGGTCGCAAATCTCAGTCTTGCCGATGCGGGTCGCTCGAAGATTGAATGGGCCGAGGCCCGGATGCCCGTGATGATGGCGCTGCGCCGTCAGTATGGCGAGTCCAAGCCGCTCAGCGGCATGCGCATCGCTGGCTGCCTACACGTGACCAAGGAGACGGCGGTGCTCGTGCGCACGCTGGGCGCGGCCGGGGCCGAGGTCAGCTGGAGCGGCTGCAATCCGCTCTCGACGCAGGACGAGGTCGCCGCCGCGCTCGCCGCCGAGGGCACCTCGATCTACGCCTGGCATGGCATGAGCACCGAGGAGTTCTATTGGTGCATCGACAAGACGCTCGAGTTCAAGCCGACCCTGACGCTCGACGACGGTGCGGATCTGATCTTCCGCGTGCACCACAAGTATCCCGAGCTGGCCAAGGGCATCGTTGGCGGCACCGAGGAGACGACCACCGGCGTCCATCGCCTACGCGCGATGGCGGCTGATGGGGCCCTGCGCTATCCGGTTTACGCGGTCAATGATGCCGAGACGAAGTGGGACTTCGACAACGTCTATGGCACTGGCCAGAGCTCGCTCGACGGCATCCTGCGCGCGACGAGCGTGCTGATCGCCGGCAAGAACTTCGTCGTCGCTGGTTTTGGCCACTGCGGGCGCGGCTGCGCGATGCGCGCGCGCGGCATGGGCGCCAACGTCATCGTCACGGAGATCAAGCCGACGGCGGCGCTCAAGGCCGTGCTCGAAGGCTACCGCGTGCTGCCGATGGACGAGGCGGCCAAGCTCGGCGATATCTTCATCACGGCCACCGGGATGAAGGATGTCATCGTCAGCCGGCACTTCGCTTCAATGCGCGACGGGGCGATCGTCTGCAACACCGGTCACTACGACTGTGAGATCAACCTCAAGGATCTCTCGCAGCTCGCGGGCAGCCGCGTGCGTGAGCTGCGCCCCAACTGCGACGAGCATCTGCTCGCTGACGGTCGTCGCATCTATGTGCTGGCGAAGGGCCGGTTGGTCAATCTCGCCGCCGCCGAGGGGCACCCCTCCGAGGTGATGGATATGTCCTTCGCCAACCAATTCCTCGCGCTCAAGGCGCTGGCCGAGAGCAAGGGCAGTTTGGAGGCGAAGGTCTACGATCTGCCGGCGGCGCAGGACCAGCAGCTCGCCTCGATCAAGCTCGACACGATGGGTCTGGCGATCGACGCGCTAACGCCGGCCCAGGTCAAGTACCTCGACGCCTACGCCGAGGGCACCTAG
- a CDS encoding RNA-binding protein codes for MSTKVYVGGLAWATSDEELQESFQSFGEITEAVVIKDRDTGRSRGFGFVTFADPDGATKAIAEMNGATLAGRTIRVDRAEDTRRDRGGPGGGGGGGGGARRGGGGGGGGGRPPRDY; via the coding sequence ATGTCGACGAAAGTGTATGTGGGCGGTCTGGCCTGGGCGACCAGCGATGAGGAACTCCAGGAGTCATTTCAAAGCTTCGGCGAGATCACCGAGGCGGTCGTGATCAAGGACCGCGATACGGGTCGGAGCCGTGGATTCGGCTTCGTGACCTTCGCTGACCCCGATGGGGCCACAAAGGCCATCGCCGAGATGAATGGTGCCACGCTCGCTGGCCGCACGATCCGGGTCGACCGCGCAGAGGACACACGTCGCGATCGTGGCGGGCCCGGCGGCGGCGGTGGTGGCGGCGGCGGCGCCCGTCGTGGTGGTGGTGGCGGCGGCGGCGGCGGCCGGCCCCCCCGCGACTACTAA
- the infA gene encoding translation initiation factor IF-1, which yields MTREDAIEFEGMVNEVLKGGLFRVETDAGHTVLAHMAGKMRRHRIRVVLGDQVTVAVSPYDPTRGRIVFRAR from the coding sequence ATGACTCGCGAAGACGCAATCGAATTCGAAGGTATGGTCAACGAAGTGTTGAAGGGCGGCCTGTTTCGCGTCGAGACCGACGCAGGACATACCGTCCTGGCGCATATGGCGGGGAAGATGCGGCGTCACCGCATCCGTGTCGTCCTCGGTGATCAGGTCACCGTGGCCGTGTCGCCCTACGACCCCACGCGCGGCCGCATCGTCTTCCGCGCGCGCTGA
- a CDS encoding methionine adenosyltransferase — protein sequence MGTMLFTSESVTEGHPDKICDQISDAVLDSVLAQDPTGRVACETLVKTGLVLLAGELTTSAQVDFPRIARQAIREIGYTSSAMGFDADTCSVLTAIEAQSPDIARGVDGHGVYTKQDQGAGDQGMMFGFACDQTEELMPLPIVLAHRLTRRLSEVRKRGTLDWLRPDGKSQVSVRYEDGLPRSVDAIVVSTQHSEDVGYEQLREAVMDEVVDQVVPRALVTKDTKFFINPTGRFVVGGPQGDSGLTGRKIIVDTYGGWGRHGGGAFSGKDPSKVDRSAAYYARYIAKNIVATGMARDVEVQLAYAIGVAEPVSILVDTFGTGRVDEDRLAIAVRRVFDCRPRAIVEHLNLLRPIYRQTAAYGHFGRNEADFSWERTDKVEALKDALR from the coding sequence ATGGGAACGATGCTATTCACCTCAGAGTCCGTGACCGAAGGACACCCCGACAAGATCTGCGATCAGATCTCCGACGCCGTCCTGGATTCCGTGCTGGCGCAGGATCCAACCGGTCGCGTGGCCTGTGAGACCCTCGTCAAGACGGGGCTCGTCCTGCTCGCTGGCGAGCTGACCACCAGCGCTCAGGTCGACTTCCCACGCATCGCGCGCCAGGCGATCCGCGAGATCGGGTACACCAGCAGCGCCATGGGTTTCGATGCCGACACCTGCAGCGTGCTGACCGCGATCGAGGCCCAGAGCCCCGACATCGCCCGCGGCGTCGACGGCCATGGCGTCTACACCAAGCAGGATCAGGGGGCCGGCGATCAGGGCATGATGTTCGGCTTCGCCTGTGACCAGACCGAGGAGCTGATGCCGCTGCCGATCGTGCTGGCGCACCGCCTGACGCGCCGCCTGAGCGAGGTGCGCAAGCGAGGCACGCTCGACTGGCTGCGACCGGACGGCAAGAGCCAGGTCAGTGTGCGCTACGAAGATGGGCTACCGCGCAGCGTCGACGCCATCGTCGTCTCCACGCAGCACAGCGAGGACGTCGGTTACGAGCAGCTCCGCGAGGCCGTGATGGACGAGGTGGTCGATCAGGTCGTGCCGCGCGCGCTGGTCACCAAGGACACCAAGTTCTTCATCAATCCGACCGGACGCTTCGTCGTCGGCGGCCCGCAGGGCGACTCGGGATTGACCGGCCGCAAGATCATCGTCGACACCTACGGCGGCTGGGGTCGCCACGGTGGGGGCGCCTTCTCCGGCAAGGATCCCAGCAAGGTTGACCGCTCCGCGGCCTACTACGCGCGCTACATCGCCAAGAACATCGTGGCCACCGGGATGGCGCGTGACGTCGAGGTGCAGTTGGCCTACGCGATCGGCGTGGCGGAGCCGGTGTCGATCCTCGTCGACACCTTCGGCACCGGTCGGGTCGACGAGGATCGCTTGGCGATCGCCGTGCGCCGGGTCTTCGACTGCCGTCCCCGAGCGATCGTCGAACACCTCAACCTGCTGCGTCCGATCTACCGCCAGACCGCCGCCTATGGCCACTTCGGCCGCAACGAGGCGGACTTCAGCTGGGAGCGCACGGATAAGGTCGAAGCCCTCAAGGACGCGCTGCGCTAG
- a CDS encoding LptF/LptG family permease, translating to MSRVLTTYLLRRSLLGAALTLAALVWVYLACSVGDQGRRAAAMLGWNEALRLMVWHLPLAAVQLAPAAVLLGLVIALSSAQQRGELEAVAALGASRRQLAVPLLITGLLATLLCVVVTEWVVPLCERRADLVAGEALVSSLTGVSSPPTRWLTLPGGWVFAARRVTHSPRAEAPPVLRAWRVSAAGHLSGPLEPGAQRAGAEPAPWAEARDLERWLRQRPEALSTPALLRQRRAASRAGHDPTLTTLVLHTRLAYPWLCVVLAGAAAALVTGVGRPSLASSLGGALAWLGLSWIAVAGGWLLGRTLVIGPVAAAWGPVLGLGLVAVASASWGRKRRPSRSRQPA from the coding sequence ATGTCGCGTGTGCTTACCACCTACTTGCTGCGGCGCTCCCTGCTGGGAGCCGCGCTGACGCTGGCAGCGCTGGTCTGGGTCTATCTGGCCTGCTCGGTCGGCGATCAGGGCCGGCGGGCCGCGGCCATGCTTGGATGGAACGAGGCGCTGCGCCTGATGGTCTGGCATCTGCCGCTGGCGGCCGTCCAGCTCGCGCCCGCCGCGGTGCTGCTCGGCCTGGTGATCGCCCTCAGCTCGGCGCAGCAGCGAGGCGAGCTCGAGGCAGTCGCCGCGCTTGGTGCCAGCCGACGGCAGCTCGCCGTACCGCTGCTGATCACCGGCCTGCTGGCCACGCTGCTCTGCGTCGTGGTGACCGAGTGGGTCGTGCCCCTTTGCGAGCGGCGGGCCGATCTGGTCGCAGGGGAAGCCCTGGTCTCCTCGCTCACCGGCGTGAGCTCGCCGCCCACGCGCTGGCTGACGCTGCCTGGGGGCTGGGTGTTCGCCGCGCGACGGGTGACGCACTCGCCTCGCGCCGAGGCGCCACCGGTGCTGAGGGCCTGGCGCGTGAGCGCGGCGGGGCACCTCAGCGGTCCGCTGGAGCCCGGGGCGCAGAGGGCAGGCGCCGAGCCAGCCCCCTGGGCCGAGGCCCGGGACCTCGAGCGCTGGCTGCGCCAGCGTCCCGAGGCGCTCTCGACACCCGCGCTGCTGCGTCAGCGCCGCGCTGCATCGCGGGCCGGCCACGACCCGACCCTGACGACCCTGGTGCTGCACACGCGCCTGGCCTATCCGTGGCTCTGCGTCGTGCTGGCGGGCGCGGCAGCGGCGCTGGTCACCGGCGTCGGCCGGCCGAGCCTCGCCTCCTCGCTCGGCGGCGCGCTGGCGTGGCTGGGGCTGAGCTGGATCGCCGTGGCGGGGGGCTGGTTGCTCGGTCGCACCCTCGTCATCGGCCCCGTGGCGGCCGCCTGGGGACCGGTTCTGGGCCTGGGACTGGTGGCGGTGGCCAGTGCCAGCTGGGGTCGCAAACGACGCCCGTCCCGTTCGCGGCAGCCTGCCTAG